The uncultured Desulfatiglans sp. DNA window GCGGTATCCGACAAAGGGGCGATGGGATTGATGCAATTGATGCCCGATACGGCCCGGGATTTGGGCGTCCGTAAACCTTTCGATCCGTCCCAGAATATATGGGGCGGTGCGAGTTATATGGCAAAATGTATCAATAATTTTAGGGATATCCGTCGAGCTTTGGCGGCTTACAATGCAGGCCCGGGGCTTGTGGAGCGGACGAAAGGAATCCCCCGTATCAAGGAAACCCAGGATTATGTACGGAGGGTCTTGGCCTATGAGGGGGTTTTCTCCTCCTTGCTCCACAGACTTCGATGAACCTGCAATATTATCGCTTCGCTCTTTTTAGGAAGCTGATCTTGCATCTCAAGTGCCGGCTAACAATTCTTGCCACTACATACATAAGGATGAACACGAGAGAGGCGCTGAAATCGGCCCCGACCCAAGGAATCGAAACAGGAACCCCAAAACGGAGTCCGGCAAAGCGCAATTGAAGCCAGGCGATTGCCAGCGGAACGGGCCAGAGGACGGCCGCGGCTACGGTGATTTGAAGGAAAAAGGCCTTCCCGTACGCCTCGTTCGCCAGGCTGTTGATGTCTTTGTACAAATCGCGGTCACCAGCCTGGAGTGCGGACAGGGATTGGTCATGGCGATCGGATGCCTCAGAAAAGGCGTCCCGGATGGTGCGTCGGTTGGCCTGCACTGCGATCGTCCCGGTCAGTTCACCGAGGACCGCAGACCAGAGGGCAAGCAGACCCGTCCCAAGCCACCAGCCGAAATAAGGATTGGCCGGCCATCGGTAGGGGGCGATGAGAAAGGCGTCGATAGCTGCAAGAAGGGCATTGGGAGATTCCATTTCACTGCTTGGCGTCCGGTCCGTACCCGCCGCGGGGTGTGAAGGTTGCGTGCACGGGTGCACCGGTGCAAATGAGCGGGGCAGGGCCCCCTTCTGTCAAGAGGGATGATCCGCTTCCGGGGTGGCTGCGGATCATCCGGTTCATCCGCGGCCTTCTCGGCCAAGGCCGCTCCTGCTCGAACACTGGGTCCGATTGCCGGCCGCGGGTCTTCGCTCAGAAGGGAGGCAGAATGCTGTAGTCGAGAAAACCCTTGGTGACGTAACGGATGCCGACATAAAAGGCCAGTAGGACGAAGATCCGTTTCAGCCAGATGTCCGGGATGTACTTGGACGTGCGCGGACCGATCATCGAGCCGATAAAGATCCCGACCAGTTCCATTCCAATGAGTCCCCAGTCGGTCGGGACGCCCTGCCCGACCATGTAGCCGAAGATCGAACTGATCATGCCGACGAGGACCGCGAGGGCACTCGTGCCCGCGACCAGGAACATCGGCAGACCTGCGATGGAGGTCAGAAAGGGTACGAAGAGAAAACCGCCTCCCACGCCGATGAAGGAGGCCATGGCACCGATGATCAAGCCGCCCAGCATGGGGATCCAGGACTTGAACTCGAATTCGACACCGAAAAAGGTGAAGCGGATCGTGCCGACAAAAAAGGTGATGATCAGAGATATCAAGGCCAGCAGGTAGGCAATCCATTTGGCTCCGCCGCCGAGGCTGAGCCAGAGGGCGCTGGCGATGACGAAGCCCAGGGCGAGAAACATGAGGGGCCAGCTGCCAGAAAGCACTTTTACTCCCTGATCCGTGCGCTGTCCCTCGCGGGTCTGTTTTTCGAAGGCCGCTGCGGCTTCTTTGGCCTTCTTTTTCTTGGCTTGACCGGAGGACGTCGTTTCACGGAGCAGGATGATGCCGAGCAGGAGGACAACGAGCCCGAAATAACCCAGGTAGGCCTTGAGACTGATCTTGCCGGCAGTGATGTCCGGGATGACGGAGGATCCGAGCACCCCTCCGATCGCCAGACACATGGCGAGCGGGGCTACCAGCCGTCCCATACGGTAGTAGTTCGTGCTCGAAATGAGCGCGCTCAGTCCGACGAGCCACTGATTGGACACCCGGATGGAATCGGTTACGAGATTGTTCATCGGATGGCCTTTTCCGAAATCCTTGGCGTAGTCACCGAGTCCGAAGATCGTGATATGCCCGACGCCCGCCATGATGCCCCCGAAGGCGCCGACGGTGGAAAAGATCCACCCCACCCAGATCGCCCAGAGAAACCCCAGCAGATAACTGACATCCGGCGCTCCGGGGATTCCAAGGAAGCCTTTCGGTGCATTTGCATCGATCTTGCCTTGACCGATAGTGGACTGGATGGCGTCGGCGAGTTGATCCGCATAGACGGGTCCGGCACCGGTGGCTGTCATGACGGCGCATCCCACAAGCAGCGTCAGGCAGATCATCCATCTCGTCCCTTTCATGTGCAGCACCTCCTCGTGAGTCAGTTTTGGGTATTCATCCCAAACGGTCGGTGGATGGGCCCGAAAGGTTCCTCGGACGTCCTCCGTCTTTGGCGGGGCTGGAGCGATCCGGGCGATGCGCATGGGTGTATGTTCCGCTGCCGGCTGCAGCGGGGCTTCGCATCAGGTGGAGGTCGGATGTGGCGATCATGCGCGCACCCCGAAAGATTTCACGCAACGGCACCACCGGAAAAACGGCGCTTGCAGCGCTTCGTGCCGGGATCTCTGAGGGATACTCAGGGAAGAGCAGGAAGTCCAGGAAAATCCTAAAGCATCTCCATCCGGAAATGATTTTCCGGTATGACCCCGTTTCCAATTCGGAAAGGAATATTTTTCTTTACACGCTGCACGTGCTCAGTCCCACCGCTTTGCGGCGGGTCCAGGTTTGGCCAGTATCCGGAAAATCGAGCATTTGCTTGGAAGGGACCTAGCGGTCGCCGCACTAGCAAATGCGCAGATCGATGCCGAGATGGGCAAAAAAGACCATCTCGGGATGGAAACTAAGCCGATTGTGTAGCGCATTATGTTATTGACGGCAAGAAAAAATATGCGGGCTGCGGGATTGTGCCGCTAAACCTCCCGCTCTATGCGCTGTCCTGGTCACGGCATATCCGTCCGGAAATGATTTCGCGGCAAGATTCAGTTTCCAATCCGGAAATGAGGATTTTTCTTTATACCCTTCGGGTGCTCAGTCCAACCCCTGCGGGGCGGGTCCCGGTTTCTTCATACCCTTCGGGTGCTCAGCCCCACCGCTTCGCGGCGGGTCCCGGTTTGGCCAATATCAAGGAAGTCAAGCGTTTGCTTGTAAGGCGACCTGCAGGTCGCCTTACAAGCAAACGTGCAGATTGATGCCGAGATTGGCCAAAAAGACCATTTCCGGGTTGGAAACCAGGGTGTTTCGAACCTCCGGCTGCGGGCTCGGCGCCGAGAGGCACAGCGCAGCGCCGCCGCTGCAAGATAGCGCCTATTTTCGCCAATACTCGGGAACGAGCAGCACAATGACGGTATAGATCTCGAGCCTCCCGAGCAGCATGCATGCGATCAGGACCCATTTGCCCGCCAGGGGAACGTCGGCGAAGTTTTGGACCGGACCAACCAGGGCCAGCCCCGGGCCTATGTTGCCCAGAGTGGCGGCGACCGAGGAGAATGCGGAAATCAGATCGAGGCCGAGGGATGCCATCAGGAGAGATCCGGCCAGGAATAAACCGATATACAGGGCGAAAAATCCCCAGATGCTCGTCAGGACTTCCTGCGGCACCGCCTTTCCTCCGAGTTTGACGGTGGTGATGGCATGCGGATGGATGATGCGGAAGATTTCCTGGTAGGAATGGCGCGCCAGCAGCATGATCCGCATGATCTTGATGCCGCCGCCGGTAGAGCCGGCCATGCCGCCCAAAAACATGCATGTAAGCAGGATGATCTGGGATAGGGGCGGCCACCGGTCGTAGTCGGCGGTTGCAAATCCGGTGGTGGTGATGATCGAACTGACCTGGAAGGCCGCATAGCGGAAGGCCGTATCGAGGCTGTCGTAGACGGCCCCGTGGACATCGATGGTAACGAGCAAGGTGAGGATCACTACGATGCCCAGGAAGACACGGCATTCGGGATCACGTCCGAAGATGCGCCAATCTCCCTTGAGCAGCCTGTAGTGGAGCGAGAAGTTGATGCCCGCCAAGAGCATGAAAACGATGATCACCCCGTCGAAGTAGGCGCTGCTGTAGGCGGCGACGCTCGCGTTGCGGGTGGAAAAACCGCCGGTGGGCAAGGTGCAGAAGGCGTGGCAGACCGCGTCGAAGAGGGTCATGCCTCCGGCGGCGAGCAGGAAGATCTCGACCACCGTGATGAGGATGTAGACCTTCCAGAGGGTCTTGGCGGTCTCGCTGATGCGCGGCTTCAGCTTGTCGACGACGGGGCTGGGAATCTCGGCCTTGTAGAGCTGCATCCCGCCGATTCCCAGGAAGGGCAGGATTGCGATGGACAGCACGATGATGCCCATTCCGCCAAGCCACTGAGTTAAGCTGCGCCATAGGAGAATACTTTCGGGAAGTCCTTCGATCTGTGTCAAAATAGAAGCACCGGTCGTGGTGAATCCCGAAAAGGATTCGAAACAGGCATCGGTGAAATCCGGGATGGTGCCTGAGAAAAGGTAAGGCAGGGTGCCGAAAAGGCCGGCCAGAGCCCATCCGAAGCTTACGACGGCGACGCCGTCGCGGTGGCCGAGCTGCGGAGTCTCCGTTTTACGGCTGATAAGGTAGCCGGCCAGTCCGCTTCCTGCTGTGACCAGCATCGCGAAGAAAACGCCCGAGGACGCGCCGTCCTGGTAATAAAGGGAAGCAAGGATCGGCCCCAGCATGGATAAGCCAAGGAAGAATGCCAAGACAGCCGAAAGCTTGACAATGATGCGCCAGTGCATCAGAAGTATTCCAGTCTGACGGTGAGCAGTTTTTCCAGTTTAGGGACGACTTCTCTTTGAGCGAAGATGATCAGGTGGTCTTTCGGCTGAATGACGGTGTCTCCACGGGGGATGATGATGTCCTCCCCGCGCACGACAGCCCCGACGATGGCTCCCTTGGGGAATTTGACGTGGGAGAGAGGTTGATTGACGACCTCGCTGGTATCCAGGGCCTCCGCTTCGATCGCTTCAGCATGTTCCCCCTTCAGGGGGGCGACGGAGATGATCTTGCCGCGGCGGATGAACTGGAGGATCGCCCGCACGGCGGACAGTCTGGGGCTGACGACGGTGTCCAGGCCGATGGCCGAGATGAGGGGAATATAGCTGAACTTGCTGATCCGCGTGATGGTTCTTCTCGCGCCGAGTCCCTTGGCGAGGAGCGAGATCAGGACGTTGTTTTCTTCGTCCCCCGTCAACGCGATCAGAAAATCCACGTCCTGGACGTTTTCTTCGATCAGGAGGTTTTTGTCGGTTCCATCCCCTTTGATGACAAGGACCCGCTCCAGGTTCTCGGAGAGTCTGGCACAGATGGCTTCATCCTTTTCGATGATCGTGGTCTTGATCCGGGATTTGTCCAGGTGTGCAGCCAGCGAGGCGCCGGTCAGCCCCCCCCCCACGATGATGACGCGTTTGAGCGGCCTGGGGTGGATGTCGAAGGCGGGCAAAAGACTCAAGGCCTGGTCGCCCTGCGTGACCACGTAAACCAGGTCGTTCGGCAGGACCTGATCCTTGCCGCGCGGGATGAGAACCTGGTCACCGCGGACAATGGCTCCGATCAGGAGCTTTTCCGCCTGGCCGGTAAGGGCCATCAGGGGTTTGCCGGTCAGCGGAGATCCCTCTTTCACGGTCACCCCGATCAGCTTGACCCGCCCCGCCGCAAAGTCTATGACCTCGGAGGCCCAGGGATAGTCCATGAGGCTCAGGATCGACTCGACCATGACCGACTCCGGGTTGATGACGTGGTCGATTCCGAGGAATTCCTGCCCGATGAGATGCTCTTCGTCGATGTATTCCTGGTTGCGGACCCGCGCGATCTTGACCATGTACGGGTTGATGTTGCGGCCCAGCAGGCAGGCGAAGAGATTGACCTCATCGCTGTCCGTGGCGGCTACAAGCAGGTCGGTCTCTCCCGCTCCAGCCTCCTTGAGCACGCGGGGGCTGGTCCCTGATCCCAGGACGCTGCGGACATCGAGATGTTCATCGATGCGTTTGATCTGAGCGGGTGTCTTATCGATGAGCGTGACGTCCTGTCCCTCTTCGGAGAGTTTGCGCGCGATGTGAAAACCCACCTCGCCGGCTCCGATGATGATGATCTTCAAGACTGGCCTCCTTGCGAGAGAAGCATTCGCCTGCAGGATTGGTCATGGCTGTAGCGGATCGCTTATTACTAAGAGAGCGCGGGCAGAAAGTCAACTTCCAACCCGCCCTGGGCCCGCGAAGTGTTTTGCTGATCTCGCGTCGCAGCGGACGCATCCGTTTTCGACCAGCCTTGCATCATGCCAGTCCCCGAAGGTTGAAAATGCTGGACAACATAGGGAATTCGATGATATTAATAACAGTTTTCGTATGTGCAAACACTTGGATCGTGTCCATTCGGGAAACGATTTCCCGGTAGGACCCAGTTTCCAATCCGGAAATGAGGATTTTTCTTTACACCCTTCGGGTGTTCAGTCCCACCCCTGCGGGGCGGGTCCCGGTTTCTTCACGGCCTTCGGGTGCTCAGTCCCACCGCTTCGCGACGGGTCCCGGTTTGGCCAATATCAGGAAAATCAAGCCTTTGCGCGGAGGCGACCTGCGGGTCGCCGCACAAGCAAACGTGCAGATGGACACCGAGATTGGCCAAAAAGACCATTTCCGGATGGAAGCTGTTAAAGTAAGGAAAATCAACCGTCGTTTGTGCTGGGATGACCTGTCGGTCGCTGGGCAGGCAAAGGTGCAGATGGACGCCGAGATCGGCCAGAAAGCCCCTTCCCGGATCGGAAACGAATAGATTCAGGAGCAGGAAGCCGTGTTGAAAAACATCCTCAAGACCCTGAGCGGGCGCCACCTCGAAAAGATGCTCCAGGATGCCGTGGATCGATTCAAGGAGGCCAGGGTCCTCGTCGTGGGCGACATCATCATGGATCAATACATCTGGGGCCAGGTGACCCGGATATCTCCCGAGGCCCCCGTGCCGGTTGTCGAGGTGCGCGAGGAGACGCGGCTGTTGGGCGGCGCTGCCAATGTCGTGCACAATATGGCTACGCTCGGGGCCAGGCCGGTCCTGTGCGGGGTGGTGGGCGAGGACCATGCCGGCCGGGAGGTTCTGGAGAAGCTCCGTGCCCTGAAGGTTCCATCCGATGGGGTGATCGTCGAGGCCGGACGCCCGACGAGTCTCAAGACGCGCATCGTCGCCCACAGCCAGCAGGTCGTCCGCTTCGATCGGGAGAGCAAGGGCGCCATCACCGATGAGAGCGCGAAGACCATCCTGGACTATATCGAAAGCTCACTCGACTCGCTCGATGCGATTGTCGTTTCGGATTACGGAAAGGGGGTCGTATCGGCCGGACTGATGACAGGACTGAGGGAACTGGTTGATTCGGGCAGGACCAACGGCTTGAGGATCGCCGTGGACCCGAAGACCGGGAACTTCGAGTATTATCAGGGGGTGGACGTCATCACGCCCAATCACCACGAGGCCGGCGCCTACTGCGGCTTCACCGTTGCGGACGATGAGACGCTCCTTGCAGCCGGGCGGCGGATGCTGCAGGAGCTGCAGTGCCGCTCTGTGTTGATCACCCAGGGGAAGGACGGCATGACCCTCTTCGAGCAGGATGGCCGTGTCAGCCATATCGGAACCGTGGCGAAACAGGTCTTCGACGTCACGGGCGCCGGGGATACGGTCATCAGCACGCTGGCCCTCGCTATGGCTGCCGGTCTGGATCTCCGCGAAGGGGCGATGCTTGCCAATTACGCCGCGGGGATCGTGGTCGGCGAAGTGGGGACTTCCACGGTGCGCGCGGAGGACCTAAAAAGGGCCGTCGCTGACATGAAATCGCTGCGCTCCGAGGCGGGATGATCTGTGAGCCGCCCCAGCCCCCCGCCGCCTGTCAAACTGATCGTGAGCCTGTTTTCGGCCCGTGAGCCTTTCCTGGGCGAGGTGCTTGAGCGTCTATCGCGGCTTTTCGGGCCGATCGATGACCTGGGGCCCCGGGGATTCTTCGATCGTTCTACCTATTACTCGGCGGAGATGGGATGGCCGCTGCACCGCCGGCATGCCTCTTTCGAACGTCTGATCCAGACAACGGAGCTGGTGGCCGCCAAGATGGCGACCAATGCCCTGGAAGTGGAATCGGCTGAAGCTGATGGCCGGCGCCTGGTCAACATCGACCCCGGCATCTTATCCATGGAGCGTCTGGTCCTGGCTACCGGAAAAAATTTCACCCATCGCGTCTACCTTTCGCAGGGGATTTATGCCGACCTGACACTGATCTTCCAGAAAGGAAGCTTTCGTCCGTTGGAGTGGAGCTACCCGGATTACGCCGACCCGGTGATGATTGAATGGTTGAATGCGGTGCGCTGCAAATACAGGGAGCAGCTGAGGGGGGAGAAAGACAGTGATTAGGAGCATGACGGCCTTCGGCCGCGGGGAATCCACCGGGGGTGATATGCAGCTCGTGGTGGAGCTGCGGTCTGTGAACAACCGCTATCGCGATATGGTTGTAAAGTTACCGAAATCGCTTCAATTCCTTGAGGAGAACCTCCGCAAAAAGCTCGGTGGGTTTATCCAGCGCGGCAGGGTGGAAGTGGCGGTTCAGTCGATCGCCAACGGGGAGGAGCGGCCGGGCCGCCTGGAGCTGAACGAGCCCGTGGTCAAAGCTTATTTGGCCGTCTTCGACCGCCTCTCCGAAGAGTTCGGTATGCCGCGCGACATACGGATGGATCGGTTTTGTCTGTTGAGCGATGTGATCGTGCGCAAACCGGAAGAACTGGATGAAAAGGCAATCGAGGACTGCGCCGGCGAGGCCCTCGAGCAGGCGGTCGCCGCTTTCGAGACCATGCGCGTGCGGGAGGGGGCGGCCATGGAGGCGGATTTCAACGCTCGCCTGGATCTGCTTTCAAAATACGCCGTTCAGGTAGCGGAGAGTGCACCGCAGGTGGCGGAATCCTACCGTCGGCGATTGAAGGACCACATCGCCAAGGTCCTGGGTGAGATGGAACTCGACGAGGGGCGGCTGGCCCAGGAGGTGGCCCTTTTCGCAGAAAGGGCGGATATCACGGAAGAGCTGGTGCGCCTGCGAAGCCACCTCGATCAGTTCAGGACCTATCTCGGGGCTGATGAGGCCGTCGGGCGGCGGCTGGATTTCCTGCTGCAGGAGATGCATCGGGAGGTCAACACGCTGAGCGCCAAGGCCTCTGATTCCGGGATTTCCCGGATAGTGGTGGAAATGAAATCAGAGCTCGAAAAGATCCGCGAACAGGTTCAAAACGTGGAATGACAAGGAGCAGGCAAGGATGAGCACAAAGCTGGTCAATATCGGTTTCGGGAATTCGGTGGTCTCGCGGCGCGTGATCGCGATCATCTCGCCGAATGCGGCTCCCATCAAGCGCCTGCGTGACGAGGCGCGCGAGGAAAAGCGCCTCATCGACGCCACGCAGGGGCGGCGCACCCGCTCCGTAATCATCACCGACAGCAACCACGTGATCCTTTCGGCGATCCAGTCCGAGACGATCGCGCAGCGCTTCAACCCGAACGGCACTTTGGCCAAGGAAGATCTGGAAGAGTGATGCCGCCGGGACAGATTTTCATTTTTTCGGCTCCCTCGGGCGGGGGCAAGTCGACCATCATCGGAGAACTGCGCAAACGGATCGCAGGGCTCGGGTACGCGGTTTCCCACACGAGCAGGCCGCCGCGAGAAGAGGAACGGGACGGCGTCCACTATTATTTTGTAGATCGGGGGACCTTCGAGCGGATGATCGGGCAGGGGGCCTTCGTCGAGTGGGCCCCGGTCTATGACGCCTTGTACGGAACATCCTTCATGACCCTTGAGGAGCAGACCGCCAAGGGGCTCGATGTGGTCATGGATGTGGATGTCCAGGGCGCCCGCAGCATCCGCCGCCGCTTCCCGGAGAGCGTTTCGATCTACATCGTGCCGCCTTCCATCGCCTCCCTGGCCGCGAGGCTTCGCAGCCGTGGCACGGATAGTGAATCGGCCGTCGAGCGGCGTCTCCGGGCTGCCGCCGGGGAAATCCATCACAGCCTCGAGTACGATTACATCATCGTCAACCACCTTCTGGAGGATGCGGTCAAAGAGGCCGAGGCGATCATCCTCGCTGGGCGATGCCGGACTGCACGCCGGGAGATGTCTGTGCGGCGTGCTTTTCCTGAGTCTTTCGCACCGGTCTCCGAGTTGATGAAGGATACGGGGCTTGGAACGGAGGGATGAGGATGGGCACGCCCGGAAGGCCTGAAAACGTCGGGGAAGTGCTGATTCCGGGGTTCCATGCGGTCAGGGAGGCCCTGCTGCGCGGGAGCGTCGCGCTGAAAGAGATCTGGGTGGCAGGGGGGAGGTTGTCTCCACGTCTGCGTGAACTGGTGGAACTGGCTTCCGGTATGGGGGTCGCGGTCCTGGAAAAACCGCCGGCGGTCTTTGCCGGACGTTTCCCCGACGTGGCGCACCAGGGTGTGGCGGCGGTTGCAGCGGCCTTTGCCTACGCGGATTTGGAGGAAACGGCCCACAGAGCCCTCGATCGGGGGGAGGAGGCCGTTTTCGTGGCGCTGGACCACGTCACCGATGAGGGGAACCTGGGGGCCTTGATCCGCACCTCGGCCTTTTTTGGAGCCCAGGGGATGATTCTCCCGAGGGACCGCTCTGCCGGGATTTCACCGCGCGTGCTCAAACGGGCTTCGGGCGCCTGCGCGGTGCTTCCCGTCGTCCAGGTCGTCAACCTCGTCCGCAGCCTGCGGCAGTTGAAGGCGATGGGGTATTGGGCGGTGGGAACTGCAGGGGAGAGCAGTGTGTCCATTTATGACTTCGACTGGCGGCGGCCGATCGTGCTGATTCTGGGGAACGAAGAGAAAGGGCTCGGCCCGGGGATCCGGAAATCCTGCGACCAGCTGGTTGCGATCCCAGGTTCGGGCCTGATGGAATCCCTGAACGTGTCGGTGGCGGGAGGGGTCATCCTGGCTGAGATCCGACGCCGACACCGCACCGGCAAACCCTTCATTCCGGCAGAGGGAACGTCTCCAGCGCGCCGGTCCTGAGCAAGGCGTTGACCAAGGCGCAGACCGGCAGGCCGACCACGTTGGTGTAGGAACCGGCGATCCCCATGACCAGAAATGCGCCCACCCCCTGGATGGCGTAGGCTCCGGCCTTTCCCAGAGGCTCGCCGGTAGCCGTGTATCCTTTGATTTCTTCCTCTGTCAGGGCTTTGAAACGGACGAGCGTCGTCACCGCCTCGCTGTGGATCGCTTCGCCTTCGGGGTTCAGGACACAGAACCCGGTGATGACACGGTGCTCCTTCCCGCTGAGCCGGCGGAGCATGTTTACGGCATCGTCCTCATCGGCCGGCTTCCCGAGGATCTCCCGGTCGATGACGACGATGGTGTCGGCCCCTAGGGTC harbors:
- a CDS encoding conserved membrane hypothetical protein (Evidence 4 : Unknown function but conserved in other organisms), encoding MESPNALLAAIDAFLIAPYRWPANPYFGWWLGTGLLALWSAVLGELTGTIAVQANRRTIRDAFSEASDRHDQSLSALQAGDRDLYKDINSLANEAYGKAFFLQITVAAAVLWPVPLAIAWLQLRFAGLRFGVPVSIPWVGADFSASLVFILMYVVARIVSRHLRCKISFLKRAKR
- a CDS encoding Sulfite exporter TauE/SafE exporter family protein; translation: MKGTRWMICLTLLVGCAVMTATGAGPVYADQLADAIQSTIGQGKIDANAPKGFLGIPGAPDVSYLLGFLWAIWVGWIFSTVGAFGGIMAGVGHITIFGLGDYAKDFGKGHPMNNLVTDSIRVSNQWLVGLSALISSTNYYRMGRLVAPLAMCLAIGGVLGSSVIPDITAGKISLKAYLGYFGLVVLLLGIILLRETTSSGQAKKKKAKEAAAAFEKQTREGQRTDQGVKVLSGSWPLMFLALGFVIASALWLSLGGGAKWIAYLLALISLIITFFVGTIRFTFFGVEFEFKSWIPMLGGLIIGAMASFIGVGGGFLFVPFLTSIAGLPMFLVAGTSALAVLVGMISSIFGYMVGQGVPTDWGLIGMELVGIFIGSMIGPRTSKYIPDIWLKRIFVLLAFYVGIRYVTKGFLDYSILPPF
- a CDS encoding hypothetical protein (Evidence 5 : Unknown function), with protein sequence MASIRKIEHLLGRDLAVAALANAQIDAEMGKKDHLGMETKPIV
- the trkH gene encoding Trk system potassium uptake protein TrkH, yielding MHWRIIVKLSAVLAFFLGLSMLGPILASLYYQDGASSGVFFAMLVTAGSGLAGYLISRKTETPQLGHRDGVAVVSFGWALAGLFGTLPYLFSGTIPDFTDACFESFSGFTTTGASILTQIEGLPESILLWRSLTQWLGGMGIIVLSIAILPFLGIGGMQLYKAEIPSPVVDKLKPRISETAKTLWKVYILITVVEIFLLAAGGMTLFDAVCHAFCTLPTGGFSTRNASVAAYSSAYFDGVIIVFMLLAGINFSLHYRLLKGDWRIFGRDPECRVFLGIVVILTLLVTIDVHGAVYDSLDTAFRYAAFQVSSIITTTGFATADYDRWPPLSQIILLTCMFLGGMAGSTGGGIKIMRIMLLARHSYQEIFRIIHPHAITTVKLGGKAVPQEVLTSIWGFFALYIGLFLAGSLLMASLGLDLISAFSSVAATLGNIGPGLALVGPVQNFADVPLAGKWVLIACMLLGRLEIYTVIVLLVPEYWRK
- a CDS encoding putative potassium transporter peripheral membrane component (Evidence 3 : Putative function from multiple computational evidences), whose translation is MKIIIIGAGEVGFHIARKLSEEGQDVTLIDKTPAQIKRIDEHLDVRSVLGSGTSPRVLKEAGAGETDLLVAATDSDEVNLFACLLGRNINPYMVKIARVRNQEYIDEEHLIGQEFLGIDHVINPESVMVESILSLMDYPWASEVIDFAAGRVKLIGVTVKEGSPLTGKPLMALTGQAEKLLIGAIVRGDQVLIPRGKDQVLPNDLVYVVTQGDQALSLLPAFDIHPRPLKRVIIVGGGLTGASLAAHLDKSRIKTTIIEKDEAICARLSENLERVLVIKGDGTDKNLLIEENVQDVDFLIALTGDEENNVLISLLAKGLGARRTITRISKFSYIPLISAIGLDTVVSPRLSAVRAILQFIRRGKIISVAPLKGEHAEAIEAEALDTSEVVNQPLSHVKFPKGAIVGAVVRGEDIIIPRGDTVIQPKDHLIIFAQREVVPKLEKLLTVRLEYF
- a CDS encoding hypothetical protein (Evidence 5 : Unknown function) is translated as MRIFLYTLRVFSPTPAGRVPVSSRPSGAQSHRFATGPGLANIRKIKPLRGGDLRVAAQANVQMDTEIGQKDHFRMEAVKVRKINRRLCWDDLSVAGQAKVQMDAEIGQKAPSRIGNE
- a CDS encoding hypothetical protein (Evidence 5 : Unknown function), which translates into the protein MGDDARLETRRASGLDDHPIGWNLQGTELLQNLPAGMVLAHHPAQDRPGPERSHIVHDIGSAAQQPRLLAHLDNRHGGLGRYPGHLAPDVLIHDDVAHDEDPGLLESIHGILEHLFEVAPAQGLEDVFQHGFLLLNLFVSDPGRGFLADLGVHLHLCLPSDRQVIPAQTTVDFPYFNSFHPEMVFLANLGVHLHVCLCGDPQVASAQRLDFPDIGQTGTRREAVGLSTRRP
- a CDS encoding Bifunctional protein RfaE, domain I, yielding MLKNILKTLSGRHLEKMLQDAVDRFKEARVLVVGDIIMDQYIWGQVTRISPEAPVPVVEVREETRLLGGAANVVHNMATLGARPVLCGVVGEDHAGREVLEKLRALKVPSDGVIVEAGRPTSLKTRIVAHSQQVVRFDRESKGAITDESAKTILDYIESSLDSLDAIVVSDYGKGVVSAGLMTGLRELVDSGRTNGLRIAVDPKTGNFEYYQGVDVITPNHHEAGAYCGFTVADDETLLAAGRRMLQELQCRSVLITQGKDGMTLFEQDGRVSHIGTVAKQVFDVTGAGDTVISTLALAMAAGLDLREGAMLANYAAGIVVGEVGTSTVRAEDLKRAVADMKSLRSEAG
- a CDS encoding conserved hypothetical protein (Evidence 4 : Unknown function but conserved in other organisms), yielding MSRPSPPPPVKLIVSLFSAREPFLGEVLERLSRLFGPIDDLGPRGFFDRSTYYSAEMGWPLHRRHASFERLIQTTELVAAKMATNALEVESAEADGRRLVNIDPGILSMERLVLATGKNFTHRVYLSQGIYADLTLIFQKGSFRPLEWSYPDYADPVMIEWLNAVRCKYREQLRGEKDSD
- a CDS encoding conserved hypothetical protein (Evidence 4 : Unknown function but conserved in other organisms), with product MIRSMTAFGRGESTGGDMQLVVELRSVNNRYRDMVVKLPKSLQFLEENLRKKLGGFIQRGRVEVAVQSIANGEERPGRLELNEPVVKAYLAVFDRLSEEFGMPRDIRMDRFCLLSDVIVRKPEELDEKAIEDCAGEALEQAVAAFETMRVREGAAMEADFNARLDLLSKYAVQVAESAPQVAESYRRRLKDHIAKVLGEMELDEGRLAQEVALFAERADITEELVRLRSHLDQFRTYLGADEAVGRRLDFLLQEMHREVNTLSAKASDSGISRIVVEMKSELEKIREQVQNVE
- a CDS encoding conserved hypothetical protein (Evidence 4 : Unknown function but conserved in other organisms), coding for MSTKLVNIGFGNSVVSRRVIAIISPNAAPIKRLRDEAREEKRLIDATQGRRTRSVIITDSNHVILSAIQSETIAQRFNPNGTLAKEDLEE
- the gmk gene encoding guanylate kinase (Evidence 2a : Function from experimental evidences in other organisms; PubMedId : 8390989; Product type e : enzyme); this encodes MMPPGQIFIFSAPSGGGKSTIIGELRKRIAGLGYAVSHTSRPPREEERDGVHYYFVDRGTFERMIGQGAFVEWAPVYDALYGTSFMTLEEQTAKGLDVVMDVDVQGARSIRRRFPESVSIYIVPPSIASLAARLRSRGTDSESAVERRLRAAAGEIHHSLEYDYIIVNHLLEDAVKEAEAIILAGRCRTARREMSVRRAFPESFAPVSELMKDTGLGTEG